The genome window GGACAAAAGCGAAAAGAGCCTCTTTGCCGAACTGAAGCATACGTTTGACAGCGGCTGGATCGCCCGCGCAGCGGCTCGCGGCGTGAACGGGAAATCTTCCCTGGACGGGGCGTATTTCGTGTCGGGCAGATACGATGACCAGGGTAATCCGTTGTACGACGTGATGGGCGGCCGCTACGACTACGACAAAAAGCAGCGCAGCTTCGATGTATCCGCGCAAGGTCCCATCACGCTGTTTGGCCGCGAGCACGATATCGCTATCGGCGCCAGCTACCGCAAGGATAGGTGGCTGGACAATGGATACAGCTATCTGAACGAGCCGGACGGCTATTTGATGACTGCCGGCGTCAATCCGTACACCTGGGACCCGGATTCCCTGCGCCGCAGCGATTTTGTGAAGGACACGATGTGGAGCCGAGATCAGCGCTCTGAATTGAAGTCCCTCTACGCGACGGGCCGTTTCCGCCTTGCCGACCCGCTGAATATGATTCTTGGCGCGCGGATGGATTGGTTTGACTTCGACAATAAGCAATATCAAGGCAGCTGGAGCAGCCATCGCAAGTTTGGCGAAAACGCGCACTTCACGCCCTATGCCGCGCTGACCTACGACCTGAACGACAACCACTCGGTCTATGCCAGTTATTCCAGCATCTTCAAGCCGCAGTACTACCTGGATACCTCCGGCACGGTGATCAAACCCGTCGAAGGCACCAACTACGAAATCGGTTTGAAGGGCAGCTACCTGGACGAGCGAGTCAACGCGGCCATCGCGTTCTTCTCCACGACACAAACCAATCTGCCGCAAGCGGTCACGGACATCTCGTCATGCTTTGTCGCCACCAACTGCTACCGTGCCGTGGGTGAGGTGAAAAGCGAAGGCGTGGAAATCGACATCAATGGCGAAGTGCTGCCGCGCCTGAATGTGGGGCTGGGCTATTCCTATACCCGCGCCAAGGTGTCTAGCGGCGGCATGGATGGGGCATCGGGCCAGCCCTACGCCAGCTATATCCCGCAGCATCAGTTCAAGTTGTCGGCGATGTATCACTTGCCGGGCGCCTATGACAAGTGGCGGGTGGGCGGCGCGCTGCGTGCGCAAAGCAAGATCACGACCCAGTCATTGACGAGCTCTGCCGGGTATGTGGTCAAGCAGTCGCCCTATGCCGTGGTTGATCTGGTGGCAGGCTACAAGGTGAACCGCCAGCTGGACATTCAACTGAACGTGAATAACCTGTTCGACAAGCAGTACTTTGACTCGTTGCAGGGAAATAATGGCGGCAACTACTACGGCACGCCACGCAGCTTCTTGTTGAGCACGCGCTACCAGTTCTAAGCGGGGCGGGTAGCGGGCGCTTGCCGGGAAACAAGCGCCCGCTACTTGCAATCGAGCCAGTTCCCCGTAGCGGGACTGGGCATCAGATTCAGACCGGCCAGCCGGCCCGCCGGTGGGCGGAATCCCAGAACATCCATTCCAGCTGGGCGGCGTGCGTGTAGGCCTGATGCATGGCCTCGCGCGTGTGCGTTGACGCCGTTTCGGCGGCGCGGTCTACCGATGTGATCACTGCCTGCACCAGCGCGTGGAATTCTTCGCCGGCATAGGTGTCGATCCACGCAGCATAGGGATTGGGGCGCGTTGCGTGTGCGTGGATCTCTCGGCCGATCTCGGCATAGATCCAGAAGCAGGGCAGCAGTGCCGCCAGCGCCACCGGGTACGGCGCGCTCCATGCGGTGGCAATCAGATAGCTGGTGTAGTGATGGCTGGCCGGTGTCAGCGGCGTGGCTTCGAAGGTGGCAGCATCAATGCCGAATTGCTTCATGAAGCCCGCGTGCAACGTGCGTTCGGCAACTACCGCGCCCTTGGCGGCTTCTGCGAACTGCACCACGCCGTCGGCGTCGTCCGCCTTGGCGGCTGCGATAGCCAGCGCGCGCCCGAACGCGACCAGGTAGTGGGCGTCCTGAATCATGTAGTGCTTGAATGCGTTCTCGTCGAGCTGGCCGCTGGCCAGTTCCTGGTTGAACGGCATATCGCGGGTTTTTTCGTACAGCGCGGCGTTGCGCGCCCAGGCGTCAGAGCTGAAAGACATGAAATTCCTTATGCCGAAATGACCGGCGCGCAAACGGTGCGCGCCCGCCGATCGGCATAAGGTTAGCAAGTTGTTTACTGCATGTACCAGCCGTGGCTCACCACAAACGACTGGCCCGTAAGCGCCGCGCTGGGGAAGGTGGACAGGAACAGGGCGGTTTGCGCCACGTCTTCAACGGTCGTGAACACGCCATCCACGGTGTCGCCCAGCATCACTTTCTTGACGACGTCTTCTTCGCTGATGCCCAGTTCCTTGGCCTGCTCGGGGATCTGCTTTTCCACCAGCGGAGTGCGCACGAAACCCGGGCAGATGACGTGCGAACGCACGTTGTGCGCCGCGCCTTCCTTGGCCAGTACGCGGGCCAGACCCAATAGCGCATGCTTGGCGGCAACGTAGGCGGACTTCAGCGGCGATGCTTCGTGGGAGTGCACTGATCCCATGTAGATGACCACGCCGCCGCGGTTGTCCTTGTACATGTGTTTGAGCGCCGCCTTGGTCGTCAGGAACGCGCCGTCGACGTGGATGGCCTGCATTTTTTTCCAATCGGAGAACGCGTAATTCTCGATCGGGTTCACGATCTGGATGCCGGCGTTGGAGATCAGGATGTCGATGCTGCCGTACGCGGCGGCGACCTGATCTATGCCTTTGTTGACGGCGTCTTCATTCGTGACGTCCATGGCCACACCCATGGCCTTGCCGCCGGCTTGTTCGATCTCGCGTGCCACGGCGTCGGCGCCGGCCTGGTTCAGATCGGCAATGGCAATAGCCGCGCCAGCGCGTGAAAGCGTCAAGGCAATTTCTTTACCAATACCGCTGGCCGCGCCGGTAACGACGGCGACTTTTCCATTCAACTGGCTCATGCTGCAACCTCCGGGTAAGGAATGCCGGTGCGTCCGCGATGCAGGTCGTTGACGCGGCGCGCGGCCGGCGACGGGCCTTGTGACGGCAGGGCTTGATGTCGCCCATCGCCGCAAGGTGCATTTACCGATGGTAGCCGCTCAGCTTGAGTAGCGGCTGAATGCGTGGCCGGTGATGCGCAGTATCGGGCCCGTAACCGGGTATGTCATTTGCTTCTACGGTGGGCGACGCGTGGCAGGCAACGGCCGCATCCTTGTTACGGGTAACCCAGCCGTCAGGCGTTGTTCCATTGCGCACGCGCCGCCGCTTTGCGAGAATCCGGCGCATCCGGCAGGGGCGCGGCCCTGGCAGCCGTCATATATTGCAGGTAAAGGTCAGAGGCAGCGTGGCAACAAACTATCTGAGTCGTTTCTGGAGGGCCGCGGGCCGGGCGTTGCTTTGCATGAGCCCGATGTTGCTGGCGCTGCCAGCCCATGCCGCGCACATCGTGGTGGATACCGGGCACACGGTCCAACGGCCAGGCGCGACTGGCGCCAGCGGCCGGGTCGAATACCTGTACAACCTGGACGTCAGCAATCTGGTGGCGGCCGATTTACGTGCGGCGGGAGACCGGGTGACCCAAGTGGCGGCCGATGGCGCCGAAATTGACCTGGGCAAGCGCGCCCGGACCGCGCCGGGCGCGGATTTCTTTGTGTCCATCCATCACGACTCGATGCAGCAGAAGTACATCGATGCCGGCCGTCAGCGTGAGTTCGCGGGATTTTCCATCTTCGTATCCGAGCGCAATCCCAACTACGAGAAAAGCCTGCGTTGCGCTCGCGCCATTGGCGAACAACTGCTGGCGGCAGGAGAAAAGCCGTCCCTGTATCACGCGGAACCCATCGCGGGGGAAAACCGGCCACTGATAGACCGTCGTTTAGGCGTCCATCGGTTTGATGGCTTGGCCGTGCTGAAGACCGCGCCGATGGCGGCGGTGCTGGTGGAAGTTGGGGTGATCGTCAATCCGGATGAAGAGCGCCGGCTGGCCCGCCCAGACACCTATAAACCGCTGGCGCAAGCGATCGCGCGTGGCGCGCACGCTTGCCAGAAGTTGTAGGCCGTTGCGGGTTCAGTGCGGGGGCGTTTCCTGCGTTTGCGCACCCTGCGCCCGCAACAACAAGAATCCAGCGACTGCCGATACCAGTGAGCCGGTCAGCACGCCAATCTTGGTGGCATCCACCGTAGCGGCGTCGGAGAAGGCGAGTGCGCCGATGAAGAGGCTCATTGTGAAGCCGATGCCGCAGAGCAAGGCCACCCCATACAACTGGGTAAACGTGGCGTGACGCGGCAGGCTGGCGACGCCCGTCTTTATCGCCAGCCAGGCAAAGCCGAATACCCCCAGCTGCTTGCCCAGGAACAGACCCAGCGCCACGCCCAGCGGCACGGGTTGTGCCAGGCTTGCCAGCCCCATGCCCGCAAACGAAACGCCGGCATTGGCAAAGCCAAACAGCGGCACGATCAGCAGAGCCACCGGTTTATGTAGCGCGTGCTCAAGATCGTGCAGCGGAGAATGTGCTTGCGGCTTGCCCTGATTGCGCGGCCGCAGCGGGATAGTCAGCGCCAGCGCTACGCCGGCCAGCGTGGCATGCACGCCAGACTTCAGTACGAAATACCAGAGCAGGGCGCCCAGCAGCAGATAAGGTGTCAAACGCAGCACGCCCGCGCGATTCAGGCAGAACAGGCACGCCAGCAAGGCGCCAGCCATGACCAGCGCGAAGACTTTGAGCTGAGACGTATAGAACAGGGCAATGATGACAATGGCGCCCAAGTCATCCAGGATGGCCAGCGCGGTCAGAAAAATCTTCAAAGACGTCGGTACACGGCTACCCAGCAGCGCCAGGATACCCAGCGCAAAGGCGATGTCAGTGGCGGCAGGGATGGCCCAGCCTCGCAGCGTATCGGGGCTGCCCAGGTTGATCGCCAGATAGATCACGGCGGGCAGCACCATGCCACCCAGCGCCGCAATGCCCGGCAGGATGATTCTTGCCGTACCGCGCAGCTGGCCGTCCAGGACTTCGCGCTTGATCTCCAGCCCCACCAGCAGGAAGAACACGGCCATCAGACCGTCGTTGATCCAATGCAGCACCGTTTCTTTGAGCAGGACAGGGCCGACTTGAAAGCCCAGTTTTGTTTCCAGGACCTCAAAATAAAAAGAGGCTGCCGGACTGTTGGCAACGATCAGTGCGACAAGCGCTGCCGCCATGAGGACATAGCCGCCCAGGGCCTCGGACCGCAGGAAGGCTTGAAGAAAAGAGAGGGGGCGGGTGTTTCTCTGAACCTGCGGGTTCACTTGGCGTCCTTCATGACTTGAGTAACATGATTTGTTGGTGCTGAATTTTAGCTGAACAATAACGAACATCTCGGATAAGGCGCCGAACGTCGTCTAATTTTTGCAAAAGTTCTTGATTTCACTTGAAATATTCTGCACTTGAAAGGTGCAAACATGCTTGTACTTCCTTACGGGTTTCGATTAAATTTCGATCTTCGATAATTCAGTGTGTAATAAGTATTTCAACTGACTTCATAAATTAGCGTTTTCCTTGAATGTCTGACCAGTTTGTAGGCTAGCAACGCCGACTGGCATCATCGGCTGGCCACTGCTTCATCCCTCAAATTATGCTGAATCCCGTTGAACAGAAAGTTGGCAACCCGGGGCGTCCTTTGCGCATTCTGCATACGGAAGCCGCGACCTCGTTTGGCGGTCAAGAATTCTGCATCTATAAAGAAATGATCGCGATGCGCGATCGCGGTCATCACTTGGAGCTGGTGTGCCAGCCGGGCGCCGAGCTCGGCGACCGCTTGAGCCAAGATGGCTTTACGGTGCATCGGATCGTCATGGATGGCCCTGGAAACTTTTTGCGCGGTGTGGCATTTGTGCGCAGTTTGCTGCGGCGCGAGCGCTTTGATGTCGTCAATACCCACAGCCGCCGCGATACCGTGCTGGCTGCGATAGCCGCGCGCCTGGCGCGCACTCCGCTGATCGTTCGTACGCGCCATCTG of Achromobacter seleniivolatilans contains these proteins:
- a CDS encoding TonB-dependent siderophore receptor, whose product is MMLALALPQHNAQAQEAPLSFNIPAQSLEGALTQLATQASLELAYAPDTVRGLKAPAVSGSLTPDQALRALLAGSGLVFERSGSNVSVAREAEADATSVMMNTITVVGKGNSMTEGTGSYTTGAMSTATKLPLTIQETPQSVSVITRQKLDDFAMQTLDDVANSTTGVTVNHWSNDRSRYFSRGFTINTFLLDGLPISYETDTSTYSTTAMYDHVEVVRGPTGLMTGMGDPSGTINFVRKQPTDSAQFIATARAGSWNNFSGELDAGGPLNDSGSVRGRFVTSQQSRDYFTDGYSSRKQLYYGVVDIDLTANTTLTLGGHSNREDNPGSEWMGVPTAPDGTPLDIRRSRRFSPSWSYWDKSEKSLFAELKHTFDSGWIARAAARGVNGKSSLDGAYFVSGRYDDQGNPLYDVMGGRYDYDKKQRSFDVSAQGPITLFGREHDIAIGASYRKDRWLDNGYSYLNEPDGYLMTAGVNPYTWDPDSLRRSDFVKDTMWSRDQRSELKSLYATGRFRLADPLNMILGARMDWFDFDNKQYQGSWSSHRKFGENAHFTPYAALTYDLNDNHSVYASYSSIFKPQYYLDTSGTVIKPVEGTNYEIGLKGSYLDERVNAAIAFFSTTQTNLPQAVTDISSCFVATNCYRAVGEVKSEGVEIDINGEVLPRLNVGLGYSYTRAKVSSGGMDGASGQPYASYIPQHQFKLSAMYHLPGAYDKWRVGGALRAQSKITTQSLTSSAGYVVKQSPYAVVDLVAGYKVNRQLDIQLNVNNLFDKQYFDSLQGNNGGNYYGTPRSFLLSTRYQF
- the tenA gene encoding thiaminase II, translated to MSFSSDAWARNAALYEKTRDMPFNQELASGQLDENAFKHYMIQDAHYLVAFGRALAIAAAKADDADGVVQFAEAAKGAVVAERTLHAGFMKQFGIDAATFEATPLTPASHHYTSYLIATAWSAPYPVALAALLPCFWIYAEIGREIHAHATRPNPYAAWIDTYAGEEFHALVQAVITSVDRAAETASTHTREAMHQAYTHAAQLEWMFWDSAHRRAGWPV
- a CDS encoding 3-hydroxybutyrate dehydrogenase; translation: MSQLNGKVAVVTGAASGIGKEIALTLSRAGAAIAIADLNQAGADAVAREIEQAGGKAMGVAMDVTNEDAVNKGIDQVAAAYGSIDILISNAGIQIVNPIENYAFSDWKKMQAIHVDGAFLTTKAALKHMYKDNRGGVVIYMGSVHSHEASPLKSAYVAAKHALLGLARVLAKEGAAHNVRSHVICPGFVRTPLVEKQIPEQAKELGISEEDVVKKVMLGDTVDGVFTTVEDVAQTALFLSTFPSAALTGQSFVVSHGWYMQ
- a CDS encoding N-acetylmuramoyl-L-alanine amidase family protein, which encodes MSPMLLALPAHAAHIVVDTGHTVQRPGATGASGRVEYLYNLDVSNLVAADLRAAGDRVTQVAADGAEIDLGKRARTAPGADFFVSIHHDSMQQKYIDAGRQREFAGFSIFVSERNPNYEKSLRCARAIGEQLLAAGEKPSLYHAEPIAGENRPLIDRRLGVHRFDGLAVLKTAPMAAVLVEVGVIVNPDEERRLARPDTYKPLAQAIARGAHACQKL
- the nhaA gene encoding Na+/H+ antiporter NhaA; translation: MNPQVQRNTRPLSFLQAFLRSEALGGYVLMAAALVALIVANSPAASFYFEVLETKLGFQVGPVLLKETVLHWINDGLMAVFFLLVGLEIKREVLDGQLRGTARIILPGIAALGGMVLPAVIYLAINLGSPDTLRGWAIPAATDIAFALGILALLGSRVPTSLKIFLTALAILDDLGAIVIIALFYTSQLKVFALVMAGALLACLFCLNRAGVLRLTPYLLLGALLWYFVLKSGVHATLAGVALALTIPLRPRNQGKPQAHSPLHDLEHALHKPVALLIVPLFGFANAGVSFAGMGLASLAQPVPLGVALGLFLGKQLGVFGFAWLAIKTGVASLPRHATFTQLYGVALLCGIGFTMSLFIGALAFSDAATVDATKIGVLTGSLVSAVAGFLLLRAQGAQTQETPPH